A stretch of DNA from Rathayibacter sp. VKM Ac-2762:
GCGAGGCGCCGGAGGAGGAGGGCGGCGGCGGCGAGGTGCTCGACCTGATGGAGGCGCTCAAGCGCTCGGTCGAGCGCAGCCGCGGGGCGAAGGGCGCGCCGGCGGAGGAGGCTCCCGTCGAGAAGAAGGCCGCGACGAAGCCCGCCCCGAAGAAGGCGGCGAAGGCTCCGGCGACGACCGCCGCGAAGAAGAAGCCCGCGGCGAAGAAGGCCGACACGGAGAAGGGCGCCGACGCGCCTGCGAAGAAGCGGACCCCGAAGAAGACCGCGGCAGCGGAGAAGGCGGCGTCCTAGCCCCGCCGGATGCGGCGGGTCGGGGTGGGACGGAGCCTCAGGCCCGCTCGGCCGCCCGGTCGGGCTCATCGGCCGCATCCAGCTCGTCCACGTCGTCGAGGTCGACCGCGACCGAGCTGACCAGCGCGAGCAGCGCCTCCGCATAGGCGTTCTCTGCCGCCGCGTCCTCGAAGGTCCGCGCCCGCCCGCCGAGCTCGACCTCGACGGCGAACCGCGCCTCCGGCTCCGCGAGGCGACGGAGGGAGCGGAAGGTCCCGCGGAGGAGCTCGCGCAGCTGGTCCTCCCGCGGCAGCCAGAGCGAGTCCTCCAAAGAGACGGAGTCGAGTGCCCATTCCGTGGTGCCGTTGAAGCCGAGGACGGTCCCGCTCGGGTACTCGTGCGCCTCGATGGTCATGTCGCTGACGGTGAAGACGTCGCCGTCGAAGCCCTCCCGCTCGATGCGGAAGCGGTCACCGGTGCGGGGCGTCCAGCGCACGCCCGCCGTGCGCAGGGCACGGGCCAGCTCGAAGGAGATCATCCGACGAGTGTGACCCGCGAAGCCGCGAACGCGCCGCGAGCGGCACCCGCGCGCCCCGATGTCGGTGGATGAGTTTACGTTCATGAAACGTCCGGTTCACAGGCCGGGCACCCGCACTGCATAGCGTGACCATGCGTGCCCCTTCCGGGGGTGCGCCGGCCGCGCCGCGCGGCGACGACGCTGCGACCGCTCTTCCGAGCGGCGATCGAGAGGACCACCATGCCCGACTCTCCCACCCCGCCCGACCGCCGCCGGAGGCGCGGGCTCGGCCTGGCGGCCCTGACCGGCCTGGCCCTGGCGGCCGCTCCGCTGGTCGCGACCTCCGCCGCGGCCTCGCCCTCGGGCGACGAGCTCGTCATCAGCGAGGTCTTCGCCCGCGGAGGCTCCGCCGGCGCCGCGTTCAGCAACCGCTACGTGGAGCTCTACAACCCCACCGCCGCCGAGATCGCCCTCGGCGGCCTCTCGATCCAGTACCGCTCGGCGACCGGCACCGCGAACCCCACCACGACCGTGCCGCTCACCGGCTCGGTGCCCGCGGGCGGCCACTTCCTGCTCGCCGGCGCCAGCAACGGCACCAACGGCGCGGCCCTGCCGACGCCCGACCAGAGCGCGAACGGCCTCAACATGGCCGCCGCGGGTGGCACCCTCTTCCTCGTCGACGGGACCTCGGCGCTCGTGGCGCCGCCCACCGGCGCCGCCGCCCAGCCGGACGCGGTGATCGACCTCGTCGGCTACGGCACCTCGAACACCTTCGAGTCGTCCGTCGCCACGGTCCCCTCCCTCACCCAGACGATCGCCCGCGCGGACACCGCCACCGGCGACACCGACGTCAACTCGGCCGACTTCGCGCTCGGCGCACCGACCCCGCAGGCCGCAGGCGGAGGATCCGAGCCCGAGCCCACCTCGCCGCCGACGACGACCCCGCCGACCACTCCCCCGACGACCCCGCCGGCCGAGATCCCGGCCGTCTCCATCGCGGAGATCCAGGGCACCGGCGACGCGTCGCCGCTCGTCGGCAGCACCGTCACCACCTCCGGCGTCGTCACCGCCCGCTACCCGTCCGGCGGCTACAACGGCTACGTCATCCAGACCCCCGGCACCGGCGGCGAGAGCTCGCGCACGGCCTCCGACGCCGTCTTCGTCTTCTCCTCCGCCTCCGTCGGGTCGGTCGCGATCGGCGACCACCTGCGCATCACCGGCGAGGTGAGCGAGTACAACGGCCTGACCGAGCTCACCCCGACCTCGGCCGCGACCGTCGTCAAGCTCGACGCCGCCGCTGCGCCGGTCCCGGCCGCTGTCGCGCTCCACCGCACCGCCGCCGAGCGCGAGGTGCTCGAGAGCATGCTGATCGCTCCGCAGGGCGCCTACACCGTCACCGACACCTTCGACCTGAACAGCTTCGGCTCGGTCGGCCTCGCCGCCGGCACGTCCCCGCTGCTCACGCCGACCGAGGTCGCCCGCCCCGGCTCACCGGAGCTCGCCGCCGTCGTCGCCGACAACGCCGCCCGCGCGATCACGCTCGACGACGGCGCCTCGATCAACTTCCTCGGCGCCGCCGCGAACAAGGCGATCCCGCTGCCCTACCTCACCCCGACCGCGCCGATCCGCGTGGGTGCTCCGGCGACCTTCGCCCGCCCCGTCGTCCTCGACTACCGCAACGGCGGCTGGGCCTTCCAGCCCACCACGCAGCTGACCGTCGAGAACGCCGGCGACGTGCAGCCCGCGACGTTCGCGAACACCCGGACCGCGAAGCCCGAGGCCGTCGGCGGCGACCTCTCGATCGCGTCCTTCAACGTGCTCAACTACTTCTCCACCACCGGCGACTCGATCACCGGCTGCACCTTCTACACCGACCGCGACGGCGACCCCGTCACGGTCAACAGCGGCTGCGACGCCCGCGGAGCGGCGAACGCCGACGACCTCGAGCGCCAGCAGGCCAAGATCGTGACCGCGATCAACACCCTCGGCGCGGGCGTCGTCTCGCTCGAGGAGATCGAGAACTCGGCCAAGTTCGGCAAGCCGCGCGACGAAGCCCTCGCCACCCTGACCGCCGCGCTGAACACGGCGGCAGGCTCCGAGGTCTGGGCCTACGTCCCCTCCCCCGCAGCGCTCCCCGCGCTCGCGGACGAGGACGTCATCCGCACCGCCTTCATCTACAAGAAGGCCGTCATCGAGCCGGTCGGCGAGTCCGTCGTGCTCAACGACACGGTGAACTTCTCGAACGCCCGCAAGCCCCTCGCCCAGGAGTTCCGCCTCCTCGGCGACAGCGCCAGCGAGTTCGTCGCGATCGTGAACCACTTCAAGTCGAAGGGCTCCGGATCCGGCGCCGACGCCGACCAGGGCGACGGCCAGGGCGCCTCGAACGCCTCGCGCGTGAAGCAGGCGACCGCCCTCGTCGCCTTCGCCGACCGCCTCCGCACCGAGAAGGCCACCGAGCTCGTCTACCTGCTGGGCGACTTCAACGCCTACTCGAAGGAGGACCCGGTGAAGGTGATCACCGACGCCGGCTACATCGACCAGGGTGCGAAGGACGGCAAGTACTCGTACTCGTTCGACGGCGCGGTCGGCTCGCTGGACCACGTCTTCGCCTCGCCCGCGGCCGACAGGACGGTCACCGGGGTCGACACCTGGAACATCAACAGCGGCGAGTCCGTGGCACTGGAGTACAGCCGCTACGACTACAACGCGACGATCTTCTACGACACCTCGGCGTACCGCTCCAGCGACCACGACCCGGTCGTCGTCGGCCTCGACCTGCCCGAGACCCAGACGGACCCGGAGCCCGAGCCCGTCACGGTCATCGACGTCGCGACCACCGCCTCCACCAAGCGCCTCGCCGTCGTGCGGACGCTGACGGTGTCGGCGGTGAACAACGGCGACGAGACGGTCTCGATCGAGATCACGACGGCGTACGGCAGCAAGACGAAGAAGACGGTCAAGCCCGGCCAGTCGTTCACGGTGAAGACCGTGACCGTCTTCAAGCCCATCAAGGCCGGCACGGCGACGATCGAGGTCACCGCGCCCGACGGCACCGAGCGCGTCTACAAGCAGGCGTACCGCGGCGCCTGATCCCGCGCGACCCCTGACCTCGACGAGCTCCGGCTCCTAGAGTTCGGGGATGCCCGAGGGAGACAGTGTGCACCGTCTCGCCGCCCGCCTCAGGCGGGCGGCGGACGGTCGCACCGTCCTCGAGGGCGAGCTGCGCTCCGGGGACGCGGCCGGCACCTCCCTCGCCGGGCTGAGGATCCTCGAGCACGACACCCACGGCAAGCACCTCCTCACCCGCTTCTCCGGCGGAACCACCCTGCACACCCACCTGCGGATGCAGGGCTCCTGGACCGTGACCGCTCCCGGCCGAGCGGTCCCCCGCTCGGTGCAGCAGGACGTCCGCGTCCGCCTCCGCCTCGACGACGGCTCGACCGTGTGGGGCATCGACCTCCCGGTCGTCGAGCTCCTCGCCACCCGCGACGAGCCGCGCGCCGTCGGGCCCCTCGGGCCCGACCCGCTCCGCGCGGACTGGGACGCCGACGAGGCCGTCCGGCGCCTCTCCCGCCTCCCGGACCGGCCCGTCGTCGCCGCACTCCTCGACCAGCGCTGCCTCGCGGGCCTCGGCAACCTCTGGGCCAACGAGGTCTGCTTCCTCCGCGGAGCCTGGCCCTGGCGGCCGATCGGCTCCCTCGACGTCCGCGCCCTCGTGGCGACCGCGGCGAGAGGCCTCCGCGCCTCCGTCACCATCCCCGGGATGTTCCAGACCACCACCGGCGACACCCGCCGCGGCGAGCGGCACTGGGTCGCGGGGCGCGCCGGGCGCCCGTGCCTGCGCTGCGGCACGACGGTGCTCGTCCGCGACGAGGTCCGCGACGACCCCGAGCAGCGCCGCACCTGGTGGTGCCCGCACTGCCAGCCGGAGCAGGCGGCCGCCCCCTGAGCCCGCGTACCGCCGCCTGAAGCCCGCGTACCGCTGCCGACGGCCCGTGCGTAGGCTGGCCGCATGACGAACGAGTGGGGAACTCCGGATCCGTCCGCCCGGCGAGACCGGTCCGCGGAGGTCGTCCCGGCGGCCGCCTCCGGCGAGGAGGTGGAGACCGCCCGCGTCGAGGACGCCGAGCGCGCTCTCGCCGTGCGGGAGGTCAAGCGGCGCCGCGACTTCCTGGGGTCGGTCGGCGGATGGGCGAGCGTCTCGGCGATCACGACCGCCGTCTGGGTCGGCACAGGGGCCGACGGCTACTTCTGGCCGATCTGGCCGATGATCGGGATCGGGATCGGCGTCGTCGGCCAGGCCGCGTCGATCTGGGGTCCCGCCCGCAAGGAGATCACCGAGGCGGACATCGCCGCCGAGATGCAGCGCCGGGAGAAGCGCGGCCGCTGATCAATCCAGGCGGCCGACCGAGGTGACGCGGACGACGGCCGCACCCTGCTCGTCCGACTCGGCGAGGTCGACGGTCGCCGAGATCCCCCAGTCGTGGTCGCCGGCCGGATCGTCGAGGATCTGCCGCACGAGCCACTGCGTCGGCTCCTCCGTGACGAGCAGCATCTTCGGCCCCCGGGCGTCGGGCCCGATGCCGATGCTGTCGTGCTCGTCGTAGTAGTCGTCCAGCGCGGCACCCCACGCGTCGGCGTCGAAGCCGGCGGTGGCGTCGAGCTCGCCGAGCGCCTCGTGGTCGTCGAGGGCGGCGAGGGTCACCCGGCGGAACATCTCGTTGCGCACCAGCACGCGGAAGGCGCGGTGGTTCGCGGTGAGGCGGCGCGGAGCGGGCGGCACGATCGCCTGGTCCGCCGCGTGGAGCGCCGGATTGACCAGCTCCTCCCACTCGTCGACCAGCGAGGAGTCGACCTGGCGCACGAGCTCGCCCAGCCACTCGATCAGGTCGTGCAGCTCCTCGTTCTTCAGCTCGTCGGGGATGGTCTGCCGGGCCGCGCGGAACGCGTCGGACAGGTAGCGCAGCACCAGTCCCTCCGAGCGGGAGAGCTTGTAGAACGCGGTGTACTCGCCGAAGGACATCGCCCGCTCGTACATGTCGCGCACGACCGACTTCGGCGAGAGCTCGAAGTCCTTCACCCACGGCTGCGCGGCGGTGTAGGTCTCGAACGTCGCCTCGAGGAGCTCCTCGAGCGGCTTGGGGTGCGTGACGGACTCGAGCAGCTCCATCCGCTCCTCGTACTCGATCCCCTCGGCCTTCATCGCGGCGACGGCCTCGCCGCGGGCCTGGAACTGCTGGGCCCCCAGGATCGGGCGCGGGTCGTCGAGGGTCGCCTCGAGCACCGAGATCACGTCGAGCGCGAAGCTCGGCGACTCCGGGTCGAGAACGTCGAACACGGCCAGCGCGAACGGCGAGAGCGGCTGGTTGAGCGCGAAGTTCGGCTGCAGGTCGACGGTCAGGCGGATGCGGGTCACGCCGTCGGCGCCGACGCTCTGCTCGACCACGCCCGCCTCCCGCAGCGTCCGGTAGATGCCGAGCGCCCGGCGGGCGAGCTGCAGCTGCCGCTTCCACGGCTCGTGGTTGTCGAAGATCAGGGCGTGCACGTTCGCGTAGGCGTCGCCGCCGCGGGCGATCACGTTCAGCAGCATCGCCGACGTGATCGTCATGTGCGAGGTCAGCGTCTCGGGCTCGGCGTCGACGAGCTTGCGGAAGCTCGGCTCGCCCCAGCTGACGAAGCCCTGCGGCGCGCGCTTGGCGACCCACTTCCTCCGCTTCTTCGGGTCGTCGCCCATCTTGTCGAGAGCCTTCCGGTTCTCGGACTCGTGCTCGGGGGCCTGCACGACCACGGTCCCGGCGGTGTCGTACCCCGCGCGACCGGCGCGGCCGGCGATCTGGTGGAACTCGCGGGCCGAGAGCTGGCGGGTCCGGGTGCCGTCGTACTTGGTCAGCGCAGTGAGCAGCACGGTGCGGATGGGGACGTTGATGCCGACGCCGAGGGTGTCCGTGCCGCAGATCACGCGCAGCATGCCCTGCTGGGCGAGCTGCTCGACCAGGCGGCGGTACTTCGGCAGCATGCCCGCGTGGTGCACGCCGATCCCCAGCCGGAGCAGCCGGGAGAGGGTCTTGCCGAACGCGGTGGTGAAGCGGAAGCCGCCGATCACCTCGGCGATGCGGTCGCGGTGCTCGCGGGTGGCGATGTTCGCGCTGGTGAGCGCCTGCGCGCGCTCGAGAGCGGCCGCCTGCGAGAAGTGCACGACGTAGACCGGCGACTGGTTCGTCGAGAGCAGCTCCTCGATGGAGTCGTGGATCGGCGCGATCTCGTAGAAGTAGTGCAGCGGCACCGGGCGCTCCACGCCGGTGACCCGGGCGGTCTCCCGGCCCGTGCGGCGGCTGAGGTCGGCGGCGAGCGCCGTCACGTCGCCGAGGGTCGCCGACATCAGCACGAACTGCACGTGCGGGAGGGTGAGCAGCGGCACCTGCCACGCCCAGCCGCGCGCCGGGTCCGCGTAGAAGTGGAACTCGTCCATCACGACCTGGTCGACCGGGGTGTCCTCGCCGTGCCGGAGCGCGAGGTTCGCGAGGATCTCGGCCGTGCAGCAGATGATCGGCGCGTCGGCGTTCACCGAGGAGTCGCCGGTGACCATCCCGACGTTGGAGGCGCCGAAGACGTCGACCAGCGCGAAGAACTTCTCGGAGACGAGCGCCTTGATCGGCGCCGTGTAGAAGCTGCGGCGTCCGGAGGCGAGCGCCGCGGCGTGCGCGCCGATCGCGACGAGCGACTTCCCGGTGCCGGTGGGCGTCGAGAGGATCAGGTTGGAGCCGGAGGCGATCTCGAGCATGGACTCGTCCTGCGCCGGGTAGAGCGGGAGGCCGCGCGACTCCGCCCACTCGGTGAAGGCCAGGTAGACCGCGTCGTCGTCGACGCGCCCGTCCGCGTCGGGCGTCGGCATCCGGTCGAGCAGCGTCGAGGTCATCCCCCCATCCTCCCAGCCCGCGGCCCGTCGCTCAGGTGCGATCCGTCACGGACGGCCCGTGCGCCCCCGCCTCACGGGCCGCGGGTGACGGATCGGTCCGCCGGACCCGTCGACGAGTCCGACGACGCGGTCGGCATCGGCCAGCACGGAGGGGTCGTGCGAGACGCAGACCACGGTCGCGCCGCGGTCCGCCTCCGCGCGCAGGACCGACCGGATCCGCTCCGCGCTCGCCGAGTCGAGGCCGGTGGTGGGCTCGTCCAGGAGCAGCAGGCCGGCCCCGCGGGCGAGCCCCTGGGCGAGGAGCGCCCGCTGCCGCTGACCGCCGGAGAGCACCGCGAAGGGCTCCCGGGCGAGCGCGGCGATCTCCATCCGCTCGAGCGCGGCGGCGATCGCGTCCGCCGCGCGCGCGTCGCTGCGGCGGAGGCGGCCGAGCCGACCCCAGGTGCCCACCGCGACCACGTCGCGCACCGTCACCGGGAGGCGGTCCGGGATCGACGCCCGCTGCGGCACGAAGGCGATCGCTCCGGTGACGTCCCGCGTGCCGGACGTCAGTGGACGCACTCCCGCGATCACCTCCAGGAGCGTCGACTTGCCGGCGCCGTTCGGCCCGGCGATCACGGTGAGCGAGCGCGCGGCGACGTCGAGATCGACCCCCGCGAGAGCGCGGCGGGAGCCGAAGTCGACGTGAGCGCCTCGGAGGCGGACCGGGGGCTCGGGCAGGGGTGAGACGTCCATCCCGACGAGCGTACAGGAGTGATAACTGTTCTCATTATCGTGTACGGTCGGGCACCATGCCCAGCCTCCTCGCCGGAATCCTCGAGCCGTTCGCTCTCGACTTCCTCCAGCGCGCCCTCCTCGGCGGCGTCCTCGTCGCGGTCCTCTGCGGCGTCGTCGGCACCTGGGTGGTCCTCCGCGGGATGGCCTTCCTCGGCGAGGCGCTCGCCCACGGGATGCTCCCCGGCGTCGCCCTCGCGACGGTGCTCGGCGCGCCCGTCCTCGTGGGCGGCGCAGCCAGCGCGGTGCTGATGAGCCTCGGCATCGCGGCCCTGCAGCGGCGCGGACGACTGTCCTACGACACCAGCATCGGCCTGCTCTTCGTCGCCATGCTGGCGCTGGGGGTCATCGTGATCTCGCACTCGGGCAGCTTCGCCACGGACGCGACCTCGATC
This window harbors:
- a CDS encoding pilus assembly protein CpaE, producing the protein MISFELARALRTAGVRWTPRTGDRFRIEREGFDGDVFTVSDMTIEAHEYPSGTVLGFNGTTEWALDSVSLEDSLWLPREDQLRELLRGTFRSLRRLAEPEARFAVEVELGGRARTFEDAAAENAYAEALLALVSSVAVDLDDVDELDAADEPDRAAERA
- a CDS encoding ExeM/NucH family extracellular endonuclease produces the protein MPDSPTPPDRRRRRGLGLAALTGLALAAAPLVATSAAASPSGDELVISEVFARGGSAGAAFSNRYVELYNPTAAEIALGGLSIQYRSATGTANPTTTVPLTGSVPAGGHFLLAGASNGTNGAALPTPDQSANGLNMAAAGGTLFLVDGTSALVAPPTGAAAQPDAVIDLVGYGTSNTFESSVATVPSLTQTIARADTATGDTDVNSADFALGAPTPQAAGGGSEPEPTSPPTTTPPTTPPTTPPAEIPAVSIAEIQGTGDASPLVGSTVTTSGVVTARYPSGGYNGYVIQTPGTGGESSRTASDAVFVFSSASVGSVAIGDHLRITGEVSEYNGLTELTPTSAATVVKLDAAAAPVPAAVALHRTAAEREVLESMLIAPQGAYTVTDTFDLNSFGSVGLAAGTSPLLTPTEVARPGSPELAAVVADNAARAITLDDGASINFLGAAANKAIPLPYLTPTAPIRVGAPATFARPVVLDYRNGGWAFQPTTQLTVENAGDVQPATFANTRTAKPEAVGGDLSIASFNVLNYFSTTGDSITGCTFYTDRDGDPVTVNSGCDARGAANADDLERQQAKIVTAINTLGAGVVSLEEIENSAKFGKPRDEALATLTAALNTAAGSEVWAYVPSPAALPALADEDVIRTAFIYKKAVIEPVGESVVLNDTVNFSNARKPLAQEFRLLGDSASEFVAIVNHFKSKGSGSGADADQGDGQGASNASRVKQATALVAFADRLRTEKATELVYLLGDFNAYSKEDPVKVITDAGYIDQGAKDGKYSYSFDGAVGSLDHVFASPAADRTVTGVDTWNINSGESVALEYSRYDYNATIFYDTSAYRSSDHDPVVVGLDLPETQTDPEPEPVTVIDVATTASTKRLAVVRTLTVSAVNNGDETVSIEITTAYGSKTKKTVKPGQSFTVKTVTVFKPIKAGTATIEVTAPDGTERVYKQAYRGA
- a CDS encoding DNA-formamidopyrimidine glycosylase family protein produces the protein MPEGDSVHRLAARLRRAADGRTVLEGELRSGDAAGTSLAGLRILEHDTHGKHLLTRFSGGTTLHTHLRMQGSWTVTAPGRAVPRSVQQDVRVRLRLDDGSTVWGIDLPVVELLATRDEPRAVGPLGPDPLRADWDADEAVRRLSRLPDRPVVAALLDQRCLAGLGNLWANEVCFLRGAWPWRPIGSLDVRALVATAARGLRASVTIPGMFQTTTGDTRRGERHWVAGRAGRPCLRCGTTVLVRDEVRDDPEQRRTWWCPHCQPEQAAAP
- a CDS encoding 2TM domain-containing protein, translated to MTNEWGTPDPSARRDRSAEVVPAAASGEEVETARVEDAERALAVREVKRRRDFLGSVGGWASVSAITTAVWVGTGADGYFWPIWPMIGIGIGVVGQAASIWGPARKEITEADIAAEMQRREKRGR
- a CDS encoding DEAD/DEAH box helicase, which codes for MTSTLLDRMPTPDADGRVDDDAVYLAFTEWAESRGLPLYPAQDESMLEIASGSNLILSTPTGTGKSLVAIGAHAAALASGRRSFYTAPIKALVSEKFFALVDVFGASNVGMVTGDSSVNADAPIICCTAEILANLALRHGEDTPVDQVVMDEFHFYADPARGWAWQVPLLTLPHVQFVLMSATLGDVTALAADLSRRTGRETARVTGVERPVPLHYFYEIAPIHDSIEELLSTNQSPVYVVHFSQAAALERAQALTSANIATREHRDRIAEVIGGFRFTTAFGKTLSRLLRLGIGVHHAGMLPKYRRLVEQLAQQGMLRVICGTDTLGVGINVPIRTVLLTALTKYDGTRTRQLSAREFHQIAGRAGRAGYDTAGTVVVQAPEHESENRKALDKMGDDPKKRRKWVAKRAPQGFVSWGEPSFRKLVDAEPETLTSHMTITSAMLLNVIARGGDAYANVHALIFDNHEPWKRQLQLARRALGIYRTLREAGVVEQSVGADGVTRIRLTVDLQPNFALNQPLSPFALAVFDVLDPESPSFALDVISVLEATLDDPRPILGAQQFQARGEAVAAMKAEGIEYEERMELLESVTHPKPLEELLEATFETYTAAQPWVKDFELSPKSVVRDMYERAMSFGEYTAFYKLSRSEGLVLRYLSDAFRAARQTIPDELKNEELHDLIEWLGELVRQVDSSLVDEWEELVNPALHAADQAIVPPAPRRLTANHRAFRVLVRNEMFRRVTLAALDDHEALGELDATAGFDADAWGAALDDYYDEHDSIGIGPDARGPKMLLVTEEPTQWLVRQILDDPAGDHDWGISATVDLAESDEQGAAVVRVTSVGRLD
- the aztA gene encoding zinc ABC transporter ATP-binding protein AztA; translated protein: MDVSPLPEPPVRLRGAHVDFGSRRALAGVDLDVAARSLTVIAGPNGAGKSTLLEVIAGVRPLTSGTRDVTGAIAFVPQRASIPDRLPVTVRDVVAVGTWGRLGRLRRSDARAADAIAAALERMEIAALAREPFAVLSGGQRQRALLAQGLARGAGLLLLDEPTTGLDSASAERIRSVLRAEADRGATVVCVSHDPSVLADADRVVGLVDGSGGPIRHPRPVRRGRTGRP